CTCTACACGCTTCCGGTGATTCTCGCGACGTTGCGCACCGACGAGCACATCTCTCCCAATGTGTTCATTGCGGTCACGCTCCTGGCGATGATTCCCAGCGTGCTGCTGTACCTCGGCCTTCAGAAGCAGTTCCAGCGCGGGTTGACCGCCGGCGCGGTGAAAGGCTGACCACGAAAACAAGAATCGGATATCAGGAGTGAGGCATATGGCTTCCGTATCGTTGCGCGGCGTCGACAAGGCATTCGGCGACCAGCACATCATCAGGAACGTATCGGTGGACATCCCGGACGGCGAGTTCTGCGTGCTCGTTGGTCCGAGCGGTTCGGGCAAGTCCACGTTGCTACGCATCATCGCCGGCCTCGAGGACGTCACCGGCGGCAGCGTCCACATCGGCGGACGCGATGTGACGCGACTGCAGCCGAAGGATCGCGACATCGCCATGGTGTTCCAGAGCTACGCGCTGTACCCGCAGCTCACTGTGCGCGAGAACATGGGCTTCAGTCTAAAACTGGCCAAGCGCCCGAAGGCCGAGATCGTACGCATCGTCAACGAGATCGCCCGTTCGCTGGCACTGGAGCCGCTGCTCGACCGCTATCCGCGCCAGCTGTCCGGGGGGCAGCGCCAGCGCGTCGCAATGGGCCGCGCCATCGTCAGGCAGCCATCGGTGTTCCTGTTCGACGAACCGCTGTCGAACCTCGACGCCGCGCTGCGTCACCACGTTCGCGGCGAGATCCGCGAGATGTACGAGCGCCTGCGCACGACCTGCGTCTACGTGACCCACGACCAGGTCGAGGCCATGACGCTGGCCGACCGCATCGTGGTCCTGCGCGACGGCAAGGTGGAGCAGGTGGGCACGCCCGTCGAGCTCTATGACAGGCCGGTGAACCGCTTCGTCGCCCAGTTCATCGGCGCGCCGGCGATCAACTTCTTCGCCGGCGTGGCAAAAGTTTGCGCTGGCCGGACGACGATCCGCTGCGCTGACGGCATCGAATTCGCGCTGCCAGGCCATCAGACG
This genomic stretch from Cupriavidus basilensis harbors:
- a CDS encoding ABC transporter ATP-binding protein — encoded protein: MASVSLRGVDKAFGDQHIIRNVSVDIPDGEFCVLVGPSGSGKSTLLRIIAGLEDVTGGSVHIGGRDVTRLQPKDRDIAMVFQSYALYPQLTVRENMGFSLKLAKRPKAEIVRIVNEIARSLALEPLLDRYPRQLSGGQRQRVAMGRAIVRQPSVFLFDEPLSNLDAALRHHVRGEIREMYERLRTTCVYVTHDQVEAMTLADRIVVLRDGKVEQVGTPVELYDRPVNRFVAQFIGAPAINFFAGVAKVCAGRTTIRCADGIEFALPGHQTVEDGQSVECGVRPEHICVGAPDHSRTDVVSMGARVKTGEFYGADTLLSCDTPVGMLATTGRDRTAYGARQGAQVLLQIPSANVHLFDRRTGLRVN